A single Arthrobacter sp. ERGS1:01 DNA region contains:
- the hpt gene encoding hypoxanthine phosphoribosyltransferase, with product MDSQDVQADLKHVLYTKEQIDSRIAELAAAIDADYAGRDVLLVGVLKGAVMVMADLSRALHSHVTMDWMAVSSYGSGTQSSGVVRILKDLETDLMGKHVLIVEDIIDSGLTLSWLKANLISRGPASVEICTLLRKPDAAKVDIDVKYVGYEIPNEFVVGYGLDFAEKYRNLDFIGTLAPHIYE from the coding sequence GTGGATTCACAAGACGTCCAGGCCGATCTCAAGCACGTTCTCTACACCAAGGAACAAATCGACTCGCGCATCGCCGAACTGGCTGCCGCGATCGATGCGGACTACGCGGGGCGCGACGTCCTGCTGGTCGGCGTCCTCAAGGGCGCCGTCATGGTCATGGCGGATCTGTCCCGGGCCCTGCACAGCCACGTCACGATGGACTGGATGGCAGTTTCCTCCTACGGTTCGGGCACCCAGTCCTCCGGCGTCGTACGGATCCTCAAGGACCTCGAGACCGACCTGATGGGCAAGCACGTGCTGATCGTCGAGGACATCATCGACTCCGGCCTGACCCTGTCCTGGCTCAAGGCCAACCTGATCTCCCGCGGCCCGGCCTCGGTGGAAATCTGCACCCTGCTGCGCAAGCCCGACGCCGCCAAGGTCGACATCGACGTCAAGTACGTCGGCTATGAGATCCCCAACGAATTCGTGGTCGGCTACGGCCTGGACTTCGCCGAGAAGTACCGCAACCTGGACTTCATTGGCACGCTGGCACCGCACATTTACGAATAA
- a CDS encoding DUF3180 domain-containing protein produces the protein MRTIRPAWLIAVTVVLAAAGFLATELTSRASQPLPVLPLSSLITMGLIVVVCLILGLKVRRWRDGNRKKFLDPLLAARTLVLAQACAYAGAVLFGWHAGIILDQLPTLGLRPDLGVIWRIVALLAGGIVMVAVGLMVERFCKIPPEDNDPDNTTKLREKHEGRGDEEFA, from the coding sequence ATGCGGACCATCAGGCCTGCATGGTTGATAGCCGTGACGGTCGTCCTGGCCGCGGCCGGCTTCCTGGCCACGGAACTGACCAGCCGCGCCAGCCAGCCGCTTCCCGTGCTTCCCTTGAGCTCCCTGATCACGATGGGTCTGATCGTGGTGGTTTGCCTGATCCTGGGGCTGAAGGTGCGCCGCTGGCGGGATGGGAACCGGAAGAAGTTCCTGGACCCGCTGCTGGCCGCCCGCACCCTGGTCCTGGCCCAGGCCTGCGCGTACGCCGGTGCCGTCCTGTTTGGCTGGCACGCCGGCATCATCCTGGACCAGCTGCCCACCCTTGGGCTGCGTCCGGACCTCGGCGTGATCTGGCGGATCGTGGCACTCCTGGCCGGCGGCATCGTCATGGTGGCCGTGGGCCTCATGGTGGAGCGCTTCTGCAAGATTCCGCCCGAGGACAACGACCCGGACAATACAACCAAGCTGCGCGAAAAGCATGAAGGACGGGGGGACGAGGAATTTGCCTAG
- the tilS gene encoding tRNA lysidine(34) synthetase TilS, whose protein sequence is MTSAANHQPRRRLDPTVGKARAMVASLLGLTSTGKYRPVDNPPLVLVGCSGGPDSLALAAVTAFFATRGEIRVGAVVVDHQMQEGSAEVAARTAAKLRGLGLDPVQVRTVDLKHDGGGPEAAARAARFGALDAAARDLDAQTVLLGHTLDDQAESVLLGLARGSGTRSLAGMRPRRELYARPFLGLRRDETLAICEALDLDPWHDPANSDDAYLRVRVRQNVLPFLAAELGPGVRESLARTAMILGQDADLLDELAGAEYRRIAEPVAPGDGGPVHEIRLDADALRLLPPALRMRVLALSVVELGGYQPSQERLASAQALLERKGSAGPVQMAGKVSAYRISRSLGVPQDGAGYGKLVFRRSA, encoded by the coding sequence ATGACGTCGGCAGCCAACCACCAGCCCCGGCGCCGCCTCGACCCGACAGTGGGCAAGGCCCGCGCCATGGTCGCATCCCTGCTGGGGCTCACCAGCACCGGCAAGTACCGCCCCGTGGACAACCCGCCGCTGGTGCTGGTGGGCTGCAGCGGTGGCCCCGATTCGCTGGCCCTGGCCGCCGTCACCGCCTTCTTCGCCACCCGCGGGGAAATCCGGGTCGGCGCCGTGGTGGTCGACCACCAAATGCAGGAGGGCAGCGCCGAGGTCGCCGCCCGGACCGCCGCCAAGCTGCGCGGCCTTGGACTGGACCCCGTTCAGGTCCGCACGGTCGACCTCAAGCACGACGGCGGCGGCCCGGAGGCCGCGGCCCGCGCCGCCCGCTTTGGCGCCCTCGACGCCGCGGCCCGGGACCTCGACGCACAGACCGTGCTGCTGGGCCACACCCTGGACGACCAGGCCGAATCGGTGCTCCTGGGCCTGGCCCGCGGCTCCGGCACCCGCTCGCTGGCCGGCATGCGCCCGCGCCGCGAACTCTACGCACGGCCCTTCCTGGGCCTGCGCAGGGATGAGACATTGGCCATATGCGAGGCCCTGGACCTTGACCCCTGGCATGACCCGGCCAACTCCGACGACGCCTACCTGCGGGTGCGTGTGCGGCAGAACGTGCTGCCGTTCCTTGCCGCCGAACTGGGGCCCGGTGTGCGCGAATCGCTGGCCCGCACCGCCATGATCCTTGGCCAGGACGCCGACCTCCTGGACGAGCTGGCCGGGGCCGAATATCGGCGCATTGCCGAGCCCGTTGCCCCCGGAGACGGGGGGCCCGTGCACGAAATCCGGCTCGACGCCGACGCGCTCCGGCTCCTGCCCCCGGCCCTGAGGATGCGCGTGTTGGCGCTGTCCGTCGTCGAACTTGGCGGCTACCAGCCCAGCCAGGAACGGCTCGCCTCCGCCCAGGCCCTGCTGGAGCGGAAGGGCTCCGCCGGGCCGGTGCAAATGGCCGGAAAGGTCAGTGCGTACCGAATATCGCGCAGCCTTGGAGTTCCCCAAGACGGGGCAGGCTATGGGAAGCTTGTCTTCAGACGCAGCGCGTAA
- a CDS encoding inorganic diphosphatase, translated as MKHDVTIEIPRGSRVKYEVDHETGRVRLDRVLFTSMQYPTHYGFFDNTLGEDGDPLDALVWYPDVDLFPGIVMDARPIAIFNMEDESGGDAKLVCVPADKRFDHIQEAGDLDPFLIKEIEHFFTTYKDLEPNKWVKADGWADRAAAEAELEASIKRFEAEGH; from the coding sequence ATGAAGCACGACGTCACCATCGAGATCCCCCGCGGATCACGCGTCAAGTACGAGGTCGACCACGAGACCGGCCGTGTCCGCCTGGACCGCGTGCTGTTCACGTCCATGCAGTACCCCACGCACTACGGTTTCTTCGACAACACCCTGGGCGAAGACGGCGACCCGCTGGACGCCCTGGTCTGGTACCCCGACGTGGACCTGTTCCCCGGCATCGTGATGGATGCCCGCCCCATCGCCATCTTCAACATGGAGGACGAGTCCGGTGGAGACGCCAAGCTGGTCTGCGTGCCCGCCGACAAGCGCTTCGACCACATCCAGGAAGCCGGTGACCTCGATCCCTTCCTGATCAAGGAGATCGAGCACTTCTTCACCACGTACAAGGACCTGGAGCCCAACAAGTGGGTCAAGGCCGACGGCTGGGCCGACCGCGCCGCCGCCGAAGCCGAGCTGGAAGCCTCCATCAAGCGCTTCGAGGCCGAGGGCCACTAG
- the folE gene encoding GTP cyclohydrolase I FolE: protein MDLPRIEAAVREILLAVGEDPDRSGLEDTPKRVAKAYAEVFAGLHQDPADVLGTTFDISHEEMVLVKDIPFYSTCEHHLVPFHGSAHVGYIPSADGQVTGLSKLARLVDIYAKRPQVQERLTSQIADSLVEHLKPRGAIVVIECEHMCMSMRGVRKPGAKTVTSAVRGLLHEPATRAEAMSLILGR from the coding sequence ATGGACCTGCCCCGCATTGAGGCCGCCGTGCGGGAGATCCTGCTGGCGGTCGGGGAGGACCCCGACCGCAGCGGACTCGAAGACACCCCCAAGCGCGTGGCCAAGGCTTACGCCGAGGTCTTTGCGGGCCTGCACCAGGACCCCGCCGACGTCTTGGGCACCACCTTCGACATCTCCCACGAGGAGATGGTCCTGGTCAAGGACATCCCGTTCTACTCCACCTGCGAACACCACCTGGTGCCGTTCCACGGCAGCGCCCACGTCGGATACATCCCGTCCGCCGACGGCCAGGTGACCGGGCTGAGCAAGCTGGCCCGGCTCGTGGACATCTACGCCAAGCGCCCGCAGGTCCAGGAGCGGCTGACCAGCCAGATCGCCGACTCCCTCGTCGAACACCTCAAACCACGCGGCGCAATCGTCGTCATCGAATGCGAACACATGTGCATGTCCATGCGCGGCGTGCGCAAACCAGGGGCCAAAACCGTGACAAGCGCGGTACGCGGCCTGCTTCACGAGCCTGCAACCCGGGCCGAAGCCATGAGCCTGATCCTCGGAAGGTAA
- a CDS encoding IS3 family transposase (programmed frameshift) → MDSRSSLSARQRVAAIGLFEEGFGYGAVSSRLQVSRDACKRLEQRFKIWGRAALDRRPAVPAYSFEFKIKVVRQFLAAEATSTELAQLYHLSSPKLVQSWVRRYRQDGEDALKPRPRGRPHTAVDQLPTEVSELEKLRLENQRLQAENAYLKKVPGPEEPTTALKVSAVIALRASHPLPLLLAAAGLPRSTFFHRQAALTAPDRHAELRARIHEVFTEAKGRYGHRRIHAFLRRQGWQVAKKTVLKLMRAENLVCKVRSSRRRYSSYKGQVGKIAENLLKRQFVTAAPNLTWVTDVTEFKVADRKVYLSPVMDLFDRSVVSFAVSESPNTAFTNRSLSEAISTLGPGEAPMVHSDQGFQYQHASWQKLLSNAGMTQSMSRKGNCLDNSVMENFFGHLKEEMFHHQEHTSPESFITELEDYIRWYNKDRISLTLECLSPMEYRAQALAT, encoded by the exons ATGGATTCGCGGAGTTCGTTGAGTGCTCGGCAGCGGGTTGCTGCCATAGGGTTGTTCGAGGAAGGCTTCGGCTATGGTGCGGTTTCTTCTCGGCTGCAGGTCAGCAGGGATGCCTGTAAGCGCTTGGAGCAACGTTTCAAGATTTGGGGTAGGGCCGCTTTGGATAGACGACCGGCTGTGCCAGCGTATTCATTTGAGTTCAAGATCAAGGTGGTTCGTCAGTTCCTCGCTGCTGAAGCAACATCGACGGAACTGGCCCAGTTGTATCACTTGAGTTCGCCGAAACTCGTTCAAAGCTGGGTTCGGCGGTATCGCCAGGACGGTGAGGACGCTCTCAAGCCCCGGCCGAGGGGCCGCCCACACACCGCCGTGGACCAATTGCCTACCGAGGTTAGCGAGCTTGAGAAGCTGCGCCTTGAGAACCAGCGGTTGCAGGCCGAGAATGCCTACCTAAAAAAAGTAC CGGGCCCTGAGGAACCAACCACCGCGTTGAAGGTTAGCGCCGTGATCGCCCTCAGGGCCTCTCACCCCTTGCCCCTGCTCCTGGCCGCGGCCGGGCTGCCCCGCTCTACGTTCTTCCACCGCCAGGCCGCGCTCACGGCCCCTGACCGGCACGCAGAACTCCGTGCCCGGATCCACGAGGTCTTCACCGAGGCCAAGGGCCGCTACGGGCACCGACGCATCCATGCGTTCCTGCGCCGCCAGGGATGGCAGGTGGCGAAGAAGACCGTGTTAAAGCTGATGCGCGCCGAGAATCTGGTCTGCAAGGTCCGCAGCAGTCGCCGCAGGTATTCCTCCTACAAGGGCCAGGTCGGCAAGATCGCTGAAAACCTACTCAAGCGCCAGTTCGTCACCGCGGCACCGAACCTGACGTGGGTGACCGATGTGACCGAGTTCAAGGTCGCGGACCGCAAGGTCTACCTCTCCCCGGTCATGGACCTGTTCGACCGCTCCGTGGTCTCCTTCGCGGTCTCCGAGTCGCCCAACACGGCCTTCACCAACCGATCGCTCAGCGAGGCGATCAGCACTCTGGGACCGGGTGAGGCACCAATGGTGCACTCGGACCAAGGATTCCAGTACCAACACGCCAGCTGGCAGAAGCTGCTCAGCAACGCCGGCATGACCCAATCGATGTCCCGCAAGGGCAATTGCCTGGATAACTCAGTGATGGAGAACTTCTTCGGACACTTAAAAGAAGAGATGTTCCACCACCAAGAACACACCAGCCCCGAAAGCTTCATCACTGAACTCGAGGACTACATCCGCTGGTACAACAAAGACCGCATCTCGTTAACACTCGAGTGCCTGAGCCCGATGGAATACCGGGCCCAGGCACTCGCTACCTAG
- a CDS encoding zinc-dependent metalloprotease — translation MSQQSSDTAAPSTPASMVNWDLAAKTAANLAPAGPALKAAEISRAVENLRLMADKSVHHVHQISKLEAARDLRDSEVLVVDRASWAKANTQSFAVMMDPIMGALAAKAAANRTAGTPANSAVSATVTGAQLGAALAFLSSKVLGQYDPFASLSPDAAGRAQATGGRLLLVAPNIITVERELKVDTDDFRLWVCLHEQTHRVQFAAAPWLRHHMLSEIEKLGGLLVGDTDKLGERLMQAAKSVGGRKAAGDGTPSRGGVLDLLQDPEQKAALSRVTAVMSLLEGHANVVMDGVDPSIVPTVRTIRQRFNNRGKERGVLEKFIRNLMGLDAKMRQYSDGAKFVRDAVAIVGMEGFNTVWTRAENLPTEAEIHNARLWVDRMGL, via the coding sequence ATGAGCCAGCAGAGCAGCGACACCGCCGCACCGTCCACTCCCGCCAGCATGGTCAATTGGGATTTGGCCGCCAAAACGGCCGCAAACCTGGCCCCGGCGGGCCCAGCACTGAAGGCGGCGGAGATCTCCCGCGCCGTGGAAAACCTGCGCCTCATGGCCGACAAATCGGTGCACCACGTGCACCAGATCAGCAAGCTCGAGGCCGCACGCGACCTGCGCGACTCCGAGGTGCTGGTGGTGGACAGGGCGTCGTGGGCGAAGGCCAACACGCAAAGTTTTGCCGTCATGATGGACCCCATCATGGGCGCCCTTGCCGCAAAAGCGGCCGCGAACCGGACGGCCGGGACGCCCGCCAACTCGGCCGTGAGCGCCACCGTGACGGGCGCCCAACTCGGTGCCGCCCTGGCCTTCCTCTCCAGCAAGGTCCTGGGCCAGTACGACCCCTTTGCCTCCCTTTCCCCCGACGCGGCCGGCCGCGCGCAGGCCACCGGCGGGCGGCTGCTGCTGGTGGCCCCGAACATCATCACGGTGGAACGCGAACTGAAGGTTGACACCGACGACTTCCGGCTGTGGGTGTGCCTGCACGAACAAACCCACCGCGTGCAATTCGCGGCGGCCCCGTGGCTGCGCCACCACATGCTCTCCGAGATCGAAAAACTGGGCGGGCTGCTGGTGGGCGACACCGACAAACTAGGCGAACGGCTGATGCAGGCCGCCAAGTCGGTGGGCGGGCGCAAGGCCGCCGGCGACGGCACACCCAGCCGCGGCGGCGTCCTTGACCTGCTCCAGGACCCGGAACAAAAGGCGGCGCTGTCCCGGGTCACCGCCGTCATGAGCCTGTTGGAGGGCCACGCAAACGTCGTCATGGACGGCGTGGATCCCTCGATCGTGCCCACCGTGCGCACCATCCGCCAGCGCTTCAACAACAGGGGCAAAGAGCGCGGCGTCCTGGAAAAGTTCATTCGCAACCTGATGGGACTCGACGCAAAAATGCGCCAGTACAGTGACGGGGCCAAATTTGTCCGCGACGCCGTGGCGATCGTCGGCATGGAAGGGTTCAACACCGTTTGGACCCGTGCCGAAAACCTCCCCACCGAGGCGGAAATCCACAACGCCCGCCTGTGGGTTGACCGGATGGGCCTGTAA
- the folK gene encoding 2-amino-4-hydroxy-6-hydroxymethyldihydropteridine diphosphokinase, which produces MTPVRPLTRVILALGSNLGERRGTLSAAVGDLVDRPEVRLRDVSPVVSTKPVGGPAGQPDFLNMVIAVDTTLDPYELLAHCQAVELAHHRVREVRWGARTLDVDIICYGELHSDDPVLTLPHPRAAERAFVLYPWSLMEPNATLAGRSVAALAADAADMPGIEHAELESLGGEFPPA; this is translated from the coding sequence ATGACCCCAGTCCGACCGCTCACCCGGGTCATTCTGGCGCTTGGCAGCAACCTGGGCGAACGCCGCGGCACGCTGTCGGCCGCCGTCGGCGATCTGGTGGACCGCCCCGAGGTGCGCCTGCGAGACGTCTCCCCGGTGGTCTCCACCAAGCCGGTGGGCGGCCCGGCCGGGCAGCCCGACTTCCTGAACATGGTCATCGCCGTGGACACCACGCTGGATCCGTACGAGCTCCTGGCCCATTGCCAGGCCGTGGAGCTGGCCCACCACCGGGTGCGGGAGGTCCGCTGGGGTGCCCGCACGCTGGATGTGGACATCATTTGCTACGGGGAACTGCACAGCGACGATCCCGTCCTGACACTGCCGCACCCGCGCGCCGCGGAACGGGCGTTCGTGCTGTACCCGTGGTCGCTCATGGAACCCAACGCCACCCTGGCGGGCCGTTCCGTGGCAGCCCTGGCCGCCGACGCCGCGGACATGCCCGGCATCGAGCACGCCGAGCTGGAATCCCTGGGCGGGGAGTTCCCGCCGGCCTAG
- the folB gene encoding dihydroneopterin aldolase, with translation MSAPAQTDIITLTGITAIGYHGVFDHEKRDGQPFIVDAVLHTDISAAAATDDLTKTAHYGEVAEVIAALIRGDAFDLIETLTVRIAEAILDGFPGISGVQVTVHKPKAPIQVPFGDVSITAYRGRS, from the coding sequence GTGAGCGCCCCCGCACAGACGGACATCATCACGCTCACCGGCATCACCGCCATCGGGTACCACGGTGTCTTTGACCACGAAAAACGCGACGGCCAGCCCTTCATCGTCGACGCCGTGCTGCACACCGACATTTCCGCTGCCGCGGCCACCGACGACCTGACGAAGACCGCCCACTACGGTGAGGTGGCCGAGGTCATCGCGGCGCTGATCCGCGGCGACGCCTTCGACCTGATTGAAACCCTCACGGTGCGCATTGCCGAGGCCATCCTCGACGGCTTCCCCGGCATCTCCGGCGTCCAGGTGACGGTCCACAAGCCCAAGGCGCCCATCCAGGTGCCCTTCGGCGATGTGAGCATCACCGCGTACCGGGGCCGGTCATGA
- the ftsH gene encoding ATP-dependent zinc metalloprotease FtsH: MNVKKLFKGPLIWIIVVLVLIGAGLATLAGGGPTTIQTSEALTLLKGDKVVSAKVFGSEGRVDMTLKDPYTTASGTKAGTDVQFYYGAYRSDAMVTIIDNSGLKSFDDQPASNNFWSSILSLLIPFAIIGLIFWFLFSRMQGGGSKVMQFGKSKAKLITKDHPQVTFNDVAGADEAVEELHEIKEFLQDPAKFTAVGAKIPKGVLLYGPPGTGKTLLARAVAGEAGVPFYSISGSDFVEMFVGVGASRVRDLFEQAKTNSPAIIFVDEIDAVGRHRGAGIGGGNDEREQTLNQLLVEMDGFDVKTNVILIAATNRPDVLDPALLRPGRFDRQIPVEAPDRLGREQILKVHAKGKPMAPGVDLNAVAKKTPGYTGADLANVLNEAALLTARSNAQLIDDRALDESIDRVMAGPQKRTRVMKELERKITAYHEGGHALVAAAMHNTAPVTKITILPRGRALGYTMVVPEDDKYSVTRNELLDQMAYAMGGRVAEEIVFHDPSTGASNDIEKATGTARAMVTQYGMSERIGAVKLGAAGGEPFLGGSAGHDRDYSESVAAIVDEEIRKLIDRAHDDAYEVLIENRDVLDRLALELLERETLNQAEIAVIFQDIRKPAERQVWLSKDSRPVSSLPPVVTDKERRDALAAGEPAPDSVSPQDQLANAHLQGEVDAPNRTPGIDLGGGDGEALPGRPS; this comes from the coding sequence ATGAATGTGAAGAAACTCTTCAAGGGTCCGTTGATCTGGATCATTGTGGTGCTGGTGCTCATTGGCGCAGGACTGGCGACGCTGGCCGGTGGCGGCCCGACCACCATCCAAACCTCCGAGGCGCTGACCCTGCTCAAGGGCGACAAAGTGGTCTCCGCGAAGGTGTTCGGGTCCGAGGGCCGTGTGGACATGACCCTGAAGGACCCGTACACGACGGCGTCCGGCACGAAGGCCGGCACCGACGTGCAGTTCTACTACGGCGCCTACCGATCCGATGCGATGGTCACCATCATCGACAACTCCGGCCTGAAGTCCTTTGACGACCAACCGGCGTCGAACAACTTCTGGTCGAGCATCCTCTCGCTGCTGATCCCCTTCGCCATCATCGGGCTGATCTTCTGGTTCCTGTTCTCCCGCATGCAGGGCGGCGGTTCCAAGGTCATGCAGTTCGGCAAGTCCAAGGCCAAGCTCATCACCAAGGACCACCCGCAGGTCACCTTCAACGACGTTGCCGGTGCCGACGAGGCCGTGGAGGAGCTCCACGAAATCAAGGAATTCCTGCAGGACCCCGCCAAGTTCACCGCGGTTGGCGCCAAGATCCCCAAGGGCGTGCTGCTGTACGGCCCTCCCGGAACCGGCAAGACCCTGCTGGCCCGCGCCGTGGCCGGCGAGGCCGGCGTGCCGTTCTACTCCATCTCCGGTTCCGACTTCGTCGAAATGTTCGTCGGTGTGGGTGCCTCCCGTGTCCGCGACCTGTTTGAACAGGCCAAGACCAACTCCCCGGCCATCATCTTCGTTGACGAGATCGACGCCGTCGGCCGCCACCGCGGCGCCGGCATTGGCGGCGGCAACGACGAACGCGAGCAGACCCTTAACCAGCTGCTCGTGGAGATGGACGGCTTTGACGTCAAAACCAACGTCATCCTGATCGCCGCCACGAACCGTCCCGACGTGCTGGACCCGGCACTGCTGCGCCCCGGCCGCTTTGACCGCCAAATCCCCGTCGAGGCCCCCGACCGCCTGGGCCGCGAGCAAATCCTCAAGGTCCACGCCAAGGGCAAGCCCATGGCACCCGGCGTCGACCTGAACGCCGTCGCCAAGAAGACGCCAGGTTACACGGGCGCCGACCTTGCCAACGTGCTCAACGAGGCCGCCCTGCTGACGGCCCGTTCCAACGCCCAGCTCATCGACGACCGCGCCCTGGACGAGTCCATCGACCGCGTCATGGCCGGCCCGCAGAAGCGCACCCGCGTCATGAAGGAACTCGAGCGCAAGATCACCGCATACCACGAGGGCGGGCACGCGCTCGTGGCCGCGGCCATGCACAACACGGCCCCGGTCACGAAGATCACCATCCTGCCCCGCGGCCGCGCCCTGGGTTACACCATGGTGGTCCCGGAGGACGACAAGTACTCGGTGACCCGCAACGAGCTGCTCGACCAGATGGCCTACGCCATGGGTGGCCGGGTGGCCGAGGAGATCGTGTTCCACGACCCCTCCACCGGCGCCTCCAACGACATTGAAAAGGCAACCGGCACGGCCCGCGCCATGGTCACCCAGTACGGCATGAGCGAGCGTATTGGCGCCGTGAAGCTGGGCGCAGCCGGGGGCGAGCCGTTCCTGGGCGGCAGCGCCGGCCACGACCGCGACTACTCGGAATCGGTCGCCGCGATCGTCGACGAGGAAATCCGCAAGCTGATCGACCGCGCCCACGACGACGCCTACGAAGTCCTGATTGAAAACCGCGACGTCCTGGACCGCCTGGCCCTGGAACTGCTGGAACGGGAAACCCTGAACCAAGCCGAAATCGCCGTCATCTTCCAGGACATCCGCAAGCCCGCCGAGCGCCAGGTGTGGCTGTCCAAGGACTCCCGCCCGGTCTCCTCGCTGCCGCCCGTGGTCACGGATAAGGAACGCCGCGACGCCCTGGCGGCGGGCGAGCCCGCACCGGACTCCGTATCCCCGCAGGACCAGCTGGCCAACGCCCACCTGCAGGGTGAGGTCGACGCACCAAACCGCACCCCGGGCATCGACCTGGGCGGCGGAGACGGCGAAGCGCTGCCGGGCCGGCCCTCCTAA
- the dacB gene encoding D-alanyl-D-alanine carboxypeptidase/D-alanyl-D-alanine endopeptidase, with amino-acid sequence MGRTSKVVTSGLLILALAAVTVPAGINLVPALLPKDPAAVVAATPAAQLAPRTLSTLTGIAPPAADAPLPKAGTLAADMAAALAFDGAGQFSAYVADASTGKALYSDDGDELRAPASNLKLLTAVAALKTLGPATRLSTSVVAGANPNTLVLKAGGDSMLTPGDSDPNAVMGHAGLATLAKDTATALAKAGVKGPVTISVDDTLFTGPALNPHWDSGDVEVGEIAPIYPMALYGGRSAPVAAAAPRPADSALAVADAFTDALHAAGINTAGEIARAKAPETPAAGTAKTAPGTVLASVSSATVAEQVQYLLVESDNYVAEVMARLVAARENLEATNSGAVTAVRQVLAGLGLPLDGATSVDNCGLGRGNLISAHQLAQVVSYIVAHSDQEVGAALPGFPIAGLTGTLDNRFASPNAQAAAGLVRAKTGTLNQVSALSGYVINAQGRLLVFSIIGNKLTAGPGSATPVIDAAAAVLAKS; translated from the coding sequence ATGGGACGCACGTCAAAAGTCGTGACGAGCGGTTTGCTCATCCTGGCCCTGGCCGCCGTCACGGTGCCGGCCGGAATCAACCTTGTGCCGGCCCTGCTGCCCAAGGATCCAGCCGCCGTCGTCGCCGCTACACCGGCCGCCCAACTGGCTCCGCGCACGCTGTCCACGCTCACCGGCATTGCCCCGCCCGCGGCCGATGCCCCGCTGCCCAAGGCGGGAACGCTGGCGGCGGACATGGCTGCGGCCCTGGCGTTCGACGGCGCCGGCCAGTTCAGTGCCTATGTTGCCGATGCGTCCACGGGCAAGGCACTCTATTCCGACGACGGCGACGAACTGCGCGCGCCGGCGTCGAACCTGAAACTCCTCACGGCCGTGGCGGCGCTTAAGACTCTCGGCCCCGCGACCCGGCTGAGCACGTCGGTGGTTGCCGGGGCAAACCCGAACACCCTGGTCCTGAAGGCTGGCGGCGATTCCATGCTGACCCCCGGCGACAGCGATCCGAATGCTGTCATGGGACACGCCGGGCTGGCCACGCTGGCCAAGGACACAGCGACCGCCCTGGCCAAGGCCGGCGTCAAGGGCCCTGTCACGATCTCCGTTGACGACACCCTGTTCACCGGCCCGGCGCTGAACCCGCACTGGGACTCCGGCGACGTCGAGGTGGGGGAAATCGCCCCGATCTACCCCATGGCCCTCTACGGTGGCCGCAGCGCCCCCGTCGCCGCGGCCGCACCCCGCCCCGCGGATTCGGCCCTGGCCGTGGCCGACGCGTTCACCGACGCCCTGCATGCGGCCGGCATCAACACAGCGGGGGAAATCGCCCGCGCCAAGGCCCCGGAAACCCCCGCAGCAGGCACGGCAAAAACCGCGCCCGGGACGGTGCTCGCCTCCGTCAGCTCCGCCACCGTGGCGGAGCAGGTGCAATACCTGCTGGTGGAGTCGGACAACTATGTTGCCGAGGTCATGGCCCGCCTGGTGGCCGCCCGGGAAAACCTGGAGGCGACAAATTCGGGTGCCGTCACCGCGGTCCGCCAGGTGCTGGCCGGGCTGGGCCTGCCGCTGGACGGCGCCACCTCGGTGGACAACTGCGGCCTGGGGCGCGGCAACCTGATCAGCGCCCACCAGCTCGCGCAAGTGGTGTCCTACATCGTGGCCCATTCCGACCAGGAGGTCGGGGCGGCCCTGCCGGGGTTCCCCATTGCCGGGCTCACCGGAACACTCGACAACCGCTTCGCCAGCCCCAACGCGCAGGCCGCCGCGGGCCTGGTCCGGGCCAAGACGGGCACGCTGAACCAGGTCTCCGCGCTCTCCGGATACGTCATCAACGCCCAGGGGCGCCTGCTGGTGTTCTCCATCATCGGCAACAAGCTCACGGCGGGCCCGGGATCGGCAACCCCCGTCATCGACGCCGCCGCGGCAGTCCTCGCGAAAAGCTGA